The Myxococcales bacterium genome window below encodes:
- a CDS encoding DEAD/DEAH box helicase family protein: MPLSAAGEAGARASITLAFSAGTLEVRGLTAPLEGLVWDPRTACHRAPAVAYAQLVRALVRDKVTFVDEARAYPELDAEPRVHREARPFQREAITAWLRERGRGVVVLPTGAGKTHVAVMAIAEKRRATLVLAPTLDLVRQWHGLLAATFGQEVGVLGGGEHDVRAITVSTYDSAYIHMDRLGARFGLVVFDECHHLPSAAYSLAAKQCLAPFRLGLTATPERTDGREALLDALVGPLVYRRDIVELAGDYLAEYETEQVGVELDPDEREEYERERKLYREFLSMNHIRMGDPRGFAEFVMLSARTEDGRRAMAGYRRQRELAFSARGKLAYTEHLLHEHRRDRVLLFTQDNATAYTLSRRFLVPVITHQTKVKERAEVLSGLREGRYGVIATSRVLNEGVDVPEANVAIVLSGSGSVREHVQRLGRVLRKGQDKRAVLYELVTQATGETFTSERRREHSAYR; the protein is encoded by the coding sequence GTGCCCCTGAGCGCAGCGGGTGAGGCCGGCGCACGCGCGTCGATCACGCTCGCGTTCTCTGCGGGGACGCTGGAGGTGCGGGGCCTCACCGCGCCGCTCGAGGGGCTCGTGTGGGATCCGCGCACCGCGTGTCATCGCGCGCCTGCGGTCGCCTACGCGCAGCTCGTGCGCGCGCTCGTGCGCGACAAAGTGACCTTCGTCGACGAGGCGCGCGCGTACCCCGAGCTCGACGCCGAGCCGCGGGTCCACCGCGAGGCGCGCCCATTCCAGCGCGAGGCGATCACCGCGTGGCTGCGCGAGCGTGGGCGCGGCGTGGTCGTGCTGCCCACCGGCGCGGGCAAGACGCACGTCGCCGTGATGGCGATCGCCGAGAAGCGCCGCGCCACGCTGGTGCTCGCCCCCACGCTCGACCTCGTCCGGCAGTGGCACGGGCTGCTCGCGGCCACGTTCGGCCAGGAGGTGGGGGTCCTCGGCGGCGGCGAGCACGACGTCCGCGCGATCACTGTTTCCACTTATGATTCCGCGTACATCCACATGGATCGTCTGGGCGCGCGCTTCGGCCTCGTGGTGTTCGACGAGTGCCATCACCTGCCCAGCGCGGCCTACTCGCTCGCGGCCAAGCAGTGCCTCGCGCCGTTTCGCCTCGGGCTCACGGCGACGCCTGAGCGGACCGACGGTCGCGAGGCGCTCCTCGACGCGCTCGTCGGGCCTCTCGTCTACCGGCGCGACATCGTCGAGCTCGCCGGGGACTACCTCGCCGAATACGAGACCGAGCAGGTGGGGGTGGAGCTCGATCCGGACGAGCGCGAGGAGTACGAGCGAGAGCGGAAGCTCTACCGAGAGTTCCTCTCGATGAACCACATCCGCATGGGCGATCCGCGCGGCTTCGCCGAGTTCGTCATGCTCTCGGCCCGCACCGAGGACGGCCGCCGCGCGATGGCCGGCTACCGACGTCAGCGAGAGCTCGCGTTCTCCGCGCGCGGCAAGCTCGCGTACACCGAGCACCTGCTCCACGAGCACCGGCGCGATCGTGTGCTCCTCTTCACCCAAGACAACGCCACGGCCTACACGCTCTCTCGGCGGTTTCTGGTCCCCGTGATCACCCACCAGACCAAGGTGAAGGAGCGCGCCGAGGTCCTCTCGGGGCTCCGCGAGGGGCGCTACGGCGTGATCGCCACGTCGCGCGTGCTGAACGAGGGCGTCGACGTGCCCGAGGCCAACGTCGCGATCGTGCTCTCCGGCTCCGGGTCGGTGCGCGAGCACGTGCAGCGGCTGGGGCGTGTGCTCCGCAAGGGGCAAGACAAGCGCGCGGTGCTCTACGAGCTCGTCACGCAGGCGACCGGCGAGACCTTCACGAGCGAGCGCCGGCGGGAGCACAGTGCTTACCGCTGA